DNA sequence from the Gammaproteobacteria bacterium genome:
AAGTGAGCATCCATTAGCGCGAGCTATTGTGAGTTATGAGCCGGACAAAAACGTTAAATCGTTGGCGATTGAGAACTTTAAAGTTGATGCAGGCAAGGGAGTTCGTGCCAGTTATCAAGGGCAGCAACTGGTGGCTGGCAATCTTGAATTAATGGTTGAACAAGCGGTTAGCGGTGTACCAGACGACAAGCAACAATCAATATATAGCCAAATTTTCTTTGCGATAAACGGCCAGTTAAAGGCGATTGTTTACTTAGAAGATGCTATCCGCCCGCAAAGCGCGCAAGCCATTAAGTTATTACAGCAAAATGGGGTGGCGACCGCGATGCTCAGTGGTGACCATCAAGCGGCGGCGATTAATATTGCGCAGCAATTAGCAATAAAGACGGTTAAAGCCGAGCTTAAACCGCAGCATAAATTAGAACAGCTAGTACAATGGCAACAACAAGGGCAGCGGGTCGCGATGGTCGGTGATGGCATTAATGATGCCCCTGCGTTGGCACAGGCTGATTTAGGCATTGCGATGGGCTCAGGCACTCAGGTTGCGATTGCTAGCGCTGACATCACCTTGATTCGCGATGACCCAATGTTGGTGGCCGCCGCAATCGATATTGCCAGAGCGACCTGGTCTAAAATAAAACAAAACTTATTTTTGGCCTTTATCTTTAACTCATTGGCCATTCCATTAGCGGCGATGGGGGCCTTAAGTCCACAGCTCGCTGGTTTAGCCATGGCATTAAGCAGCGTGACCGTGTTGGCTAATGCGTTGTTACTTAAACGCTGGCGCTTAACCTTGAAACAAGAGGGGCAATAATGATGTTAAGCATAGGTCAGGCATCACAACAAACAGAGTTACCCACTAAAACCATTCGTTATTATGAAGATTCAGGGCTGATCTCACCACCGCAACGAGGTGATAATGGTTACCGGCGTTATGATGAAAATAATATTCGCGAGTTGAAATTTGCCAAAGCGGCGCGTCAAGCTGGTTTTTCCGTGCTTGAAACTAAAGAGTTGATAAATTTGTTTCGGGATAAAAATCGCGCCAGCAGTGCAGTAAAAGAGCTCACAGTAAAAAAAATTAACCAAGTGCAGCAACGGATAACCGCTATGACTAAGATGCTCAATCAGCTTGAGTTGCTGGCAGAGCATTGCCATGGCGATGAAAATCCGCAGTGTTCAATCTTAGATGGCTTGGAAAATAATTCATTATTGCCTTGAAAACAAATAATCTGACCTTATCTCTATATTGAGGACGCCTTATACCAATCTAGGTAAGTAAGTGGTCTACTTTTTTATGAGTATAAATTGATTAGGACAAGGCATTTCTTTACGTATGTAGTTATTCTCCATAGAAAAGAAATAACGCAGTCATCATCTATTTAGGCCATTAAAAATGATCAGGTACTTTGCTGGATTGGTATTATTAGGGTGCTCAACTTAAGGTGCAGCAATCGTGCTGGCCGACTTTTAAACCTCTGTAACTGGACCAAGTCTCTACTGGCTGGCGAGTTACATTGAGGTAATATTGCTTCTTAGGAGAATATCATGCGTACCATCGACATTTCACCCCTTTATCGCAGCGCGATAGGTTTTGACCGCTTAGCTCACTTGATTGAAAATGCTAATCAAGGCAGCAGCAATGCCAACCAAGGTTATCCCCCTTACAATATTGTGCAATTGTCCGAGGATCAATACCGGATTACTTTGGCCGTCGCAGGTTTTGAACAATCAGAGATTGAAATAATCAGCCATCAAAATACCTTATTAGTCAAAGGCACCAAGCAGGCTAGTGATAAAACCGAAGTCAATTATCTGTATCAAGGAATCGCTGAGCGAGGTTTTGAGCGCAAGTACCAGCTAGCCGACTACGTTACGGTGCAAAGTGCGGATATGAGTAATGGCTTACTGCACATTGACTTGAAACGACAAGTGCCTGAAGCAATGAAGCCCCGCACTATTGCCATTGGCTCGTCAGCCGCATAATCTGGCTAGAGCTTAGGTGAAAAACTTAAGCTCTATCACTTTACATATATTGTTGAAATAACTTATCTAACTTAGTTCTGTGTAATCGTTTTAGCCATAATTGGACGGCTTTTGGATAGTCTTTTTCTTCGTCAATTTGCTGCCAATGGCTAACAA
Encoded proteins:
- a CDS encoding MerR family transcriptional regulator; its protein translation is MLSIGQASQQTELPTKTIRYYEDSGLISPPQRGDNGYRRYDENNIRELKFAKAARQAGFSVLETKELINLFRDKNRASSAVKELTVKKINQVQQRITAMTKMLNQLELLAEHCHGDENPQCSILDGLENNSLLP
- a CDS encoding Hsp20 family protein — encoded protein: MRTIDISPLYRSAIGFDRLAHLIENANQGSSNANQGYPPYNIVQLSEDQYRITLAVAGFEQSEIEIISHQNTLLVKGTKQASDKTEVNYLYQGIAERGFERKYQLADYVTVQSADMSNGLLHIDLKRQVPEAMKPRTIAIGSSAA